The Spirochaetota bacterium genome has a segment encoding these proteins:
- a CDS encoding electron transfer flavoprotein subunit beta/FixA family protein, with translation MKILVCIKQVRDTESPVEISGDSGWISEEGPIAFRMNRYDEFALEEAVLIREALGDVTVDAISVGPSRFSSTLKKALEKGAASGIHILSDHEGYCPPSLIAALIADYASDKGYDLILTGVMAEDDMQCQVGPLIAAHLDLPCAVSVVRETINPAEKTITVECELEGGINETIRLPMPCLLAIQSGINRPRYPSLSNVLRAKEQKLVTVNANQADTPGTPEQLRAISYPEKGSAGVIIGGTAEQKAEQLLAVLHEKSLL, from the coding sequence ATGAAAATACTGGTCTGCATAAAACAGGTCCGCGACACGGAGTCGCCTGTGGAAATTTCCGGCGATTCAGGGTGGATCAGCGAAGAGGGCCCCATTGCATTCCGCATGAACCGCTACGACGAATTCGCCCTTGAAGAAGCGGTTCTCATCAGGGAGGCCCTCGGCGATGTGACCGTTGACGCCATATCCGTCGGGCCGTCACGGTTCAGCTCCACCTTAAAGAAGGCCCTTGAAAAAGGCGCGGCCAGCGGCATCCACATCCTCTCCGATCATGAAGGCTACTGCCCGCCATCACTGATAGCCGCGTTGATAGCTGATTATGCCAGTGACAAGGGCTATGACCTCATTCTTACCGGGGTCATGGCTGAGGATGACATGCAGTGCCAGGTGGGGCCTCTCATTGCCGCTCACCTGGATCTCCCCTGCGCCGTGTCCGTGGTAAGGGAAACCATCAACCCGGCGGAGAAGACCATCACTGTTGAATGTGAACTGGAAGGCGGCATCAATGAAACCATCCGGCTGCCCATGCCATGCCTCCTCGCCATCCAGTCCGGGATCAACCGACCCCGGTACCCGTCCCTTTCCAATGTCCTCAGGGCTAAGGAGCAGAAGCTGGTCACGGTGAACGCCAATCAGGCGGATACGCCAGGGACCCCGGAACAGCTCAGGGCCATTTCCTATCCTGAAAAGGGAAGCGCCGGCGTGATCATCGGCGGTACGGCCGAGCAAAAAGCGGAACAGCTCCTGGCCGTACTCCATGAGAAGTCGCTGCTTTAG